In the Candidatus Eremiobacterota bacterium genome, one interval contains:
- a CDS encoding PAS domain S-box protein, with product MRKKTSATEMKPAGTRDEADTAPGEGEKSLETRHRNLVYEQQLYHIELDMQNKELIRAQAVIEESRAKYCELFDSAPVGYVTIDEKGIIREANLTIAKKLNLERDFLLGKPFLVHLMAEDRDTYYSHLKRMFREKEPQVCEVRLVTGEGREFAALLESACTGEGVCRTAISDISTYRNAANILDAVNIGIIVLDMTGRVISLSQALEKITGYGREKIQRNKISTLARKFVKKSDRRRVEGQLSQALKERIIDIPPFCLIAKGGREVPVSAGISYVRDAHGKASQVIVALQDITTLVKRDRDLQHSHDFQKDLNSLLRLSLLDISLQVTLERALSIVLSLPWAGAMRKGSIALIEGDPERLVIKAHRELSREHLELCGNIPIGTCLCGKAAQTKKVQFASHVGTSHEIRSKNMEPHGHYCIPIRSFDKVFGVLNIQLDDGHQRDQREVDFLLTAANTLASLIQRKSNERPPAEKTTEAAIANSLMEIYPGALVSLTPEGKITDANGKIESYTGVPRESLIETDFCAYFTQPDKAKNGCEETLKKGAVRNYELEIMHREGRTIPVVMNASVCRNEAGKVIGALAGASDISGKKLSERKLRENNELLVQSEKLAAIGEMALVTSHELSQSLAHIAFIVEVLEAIVKRGRSPAKELLTELTAAKENISRATDIVKGLSELSQADTGEPGPLDIGISIDNSIRILGRQLRESAIELRIDRPSHAVMAVASPNGLSQVIVNLLSHARCSLEECSDSMKRTIDLKVIQAERTVTLLLHDNGMGMPEKHLSRLFDPFSPVRDSRKGTGLGLSLSKKIIERFGGTLKAESREGLGTTMTITLHRAQAPLQPGRYPGRLKAL from the coding sequence ATGAGAAAAAAGACATCTGCTACGGAAATGAAGCCTGCAGGCACGAGAGATGAAGCGGATACCGCGCCCGGTGAAGGTGAGAAAAGCCTGGAAACCAGGCATAGAAACCTTGTCTATGAGCAGCAGTTATATCACATCGAGCTTGATATGCAGAACAAGGAGCTCATCAGGGCCCAGGCAGTGATCGAGGAATCCAGGGCAAAATACTGCGAGCTTTTCGATTCGGCTCCCGTGGGCTACGTCACTATCGATGAAAAGGGAATCATACGGGAAGCGAACCTCACCATTGCGAAAAAATTGAATCTCGAGCGTGACTTCCTTCTTGGAAAGCCTTTTCTTGTGCACCTCATGGCTGAAGACAGGGACACCTACTATTCCCATCTCAAGCGCATGTTCAGAGAAAAAGAGCCGCAGGTCTGTGAAGTGCGCCTGGTGACAGGCGAAGGCCGTGAATTCGCGGCACTGCTGGAGAGCGCCTGCACGGGTGAGGGGGTATGCAGAACCGCAATAAGTGACATAAGCACCTACAGGAACGCCGCCAATATCCTTGATGCAGTCAATATCGGCATTATTGTGCTGGACATGACCGGCAGGGTCATATCTCTCAGTCAGGCTCTCGAGAAAATTACCGGCTATGGCAGAGAAAAGATTCAAAGAAATAAGATTTCAACACTGGCCCGGAAATTTGTAAAGAAAAGCGACAGGAGACGCGTAGAGGGCCAGTTGAGCCAGGCATTGAAGGAGAGAATCATAGATATCCCGCCTTTTTGCCTCATTGCAAAGGGCGGCCGCGAAGTGCCGGTTTCGGCAGGCATTTCATATGTCAGGGACGCTCATGGCAAGGCTTCTCAGGTCATTGTGGCACTCCAGGATATCACCACGCTTGTAAAGCGGGACCGGGATCTCCAGCATAGCCATGACTTCCAGAAAGACCTCAACTCGCTTCTCCGCCTTTCTCTGCTGGATATAAGCCTGCAGGTGACGCTGGAGCGGGCCCTCTCGATTGTGCTCTCCCTTCCGTGGGCTGGTGCGATGCGAAAGGGAAGCATAGCCCTCATTGAAGGCGACCCTGAAAGGCTCGTGATAAAAGCCCATAGAGAGCTTTCCCGGGAGCACCTGGAGCTGTGCGGCAATATCCCCATAGGCACATGCCTGTGCGGGAAGGCCGCGCAGACGAAAAAGGTGCAGTTTGCCTCCCATGTCGGCACCAGCCACGAGATACGCTCCAAGAATATGGAGCCCCACGGCCATTATTGCATTCCCATCCGCAGCTTCGACAAGGTCTTTGGCGTGCTCAATATTCAGCTTGACGACGGCCATCAGCGGGATCAGAGAGAGGTGGATTTCCTGCTCACTGCTGCAAATACGCTGGCCTCCCTCATCCAGCGGAAGAGCAATGAGCGCCCCCCGGCAGAAAAGACTACCGAGGCGGCAATCGCGAACAGCCTCATGGAAATCTATCCCGGCGCGCTGGTGTCACTCACCCCTGAAGGAAAAATCACCGATGCGAATGGAAAAATCGAATCATATACCGGCGTGCCGAGAGAGAGCCTCATTGAGACAGACTTCTGCGCTTATTTCACCCAGCCAGATAAGGCAAAGAACGGCTGCGAGGAGACCCTCAAAAAGGGTGCGGTGAGAAATTATGAGCTTGAGATCATGCACCGGGAAGGGCGCACCATCCCGGTAGTGATGAATGCTTCCGTGTGCCGCAATGAGGCAGGCAAGGTCATTGGCGCCCTTGCAGGGGCAAGTGATATTTCGGGTAAAAAGCTCTCCGAGCGGAAGCTCCGGGAGAACAATGAGCTCCTGGTGCAATCGGAGAAGCTTGCCGCCATAGGTGAAATGGCCCTGGTCACCTCCCATGAGCTGAGCCAGTCCCTCGCTCATATCGCTTTCATCGTGGAGGTCCTCGAGGCAATTGTCAAGAGAGGCAGGTCTCCTGCAAAAGAGCTGCTCACGGAGCTCACCGCCGCAAAGGAAAATATCTCCCGGGCCACGGATATTGTCAAGGGGCTCAGCGAATTATCCCAGGCAGACACAGGTGAGCCGGGCCCGCTTGACATCGGCATATCCATAGACAATTCCATCAGAATCCTGGGAAGGCAGCTCAGGGAGAGCGCCATAGAGCTCAGGATTGACAGGCCATCTCATGCGGTGATGGCCGTCGCCTCCCCCAACGGGCTCAGCCAGGTGATAGTGAACCTGCTTTCCCATGCCCGCTGTTCACTGGAAGAGTGCAGTGACAGCATGAAAAGGACCATAGACCTCAAGGTGATCCAGGCAGAGAGGACTGTAACTCTGCTGCTGCATGATAACGGCATGGGAATGCCTGAAAAGCATCTCTCCCGCCTGTTCGATCCCTTCTCTCCTGTCAGGGACTCACGCAAAGGCACGGGCCTGGGGCTGTCTCTCTCAAAGAAGATAATTGAGAGGTTCGGAGGCACATTGAAGGCGGAGTCGCGGGAGGGCCTCGGCACCACGATGACGATAACCCTGCACAGGGCGCAGGCTCCGCTTCAGCCTGGCAGGTATCCGGGCAGGTTGAAAGCTTTATGA
- a CDS encoding heavy metal-binding domain-containing protein, which translates to MSGCLGGGQGPALTPPTTPVSEHSASPSPGVKKAGKLVYSCPMHPEVVSDKPGKCPKCGMSLEQVSRP; encoded by the coding sequence ATGTCGGGATGCCTGGGAGGAGGACAGGGTCCCGCGCTGACGCCTCCAACGACACCTGTTTCTGAGCACAGCGCCTCACCCTCGCCTGGGGTAAAGAAGGCAGGAAAACTCGTATATTCCTGCCCGATGCATCCCGAAGTCGTATCAGACAAGCCCGGTAAATGTCCAAAATGCGGAATGAGCCTTGAGCAGGTTTCCAGGCCATGA
- a CDS encoding ATPase domain-containing protein: MNTGTEGRLSTGVKGIDEILKGGLIKGNAYLLRGGPGAGKTVLGMHFLTAAAVKGQKALFITLVESTEKIRFNARAMAFTLDRIDFLDVSPTKDFFVKEQMYDLFSPADVERDPITQSIVAQVQALKPVAVFVDTMTQFRYLSPDPFQFRKQIVSFMRFLQELECTVLFTSEQSAEAPDDHLQFIADGIMDLSFSGCMRHIKVTKFRGSDFLPGAHSMRLSGKGMEVFPIIIPEEYTRPYTPEIISSGVPGLDSMLHGGIERGTVTIITGPCGVGKTTSGLLFMKEAATRGERSVFYTFEESRESILHRSEAIKIPVASMLKNEAFSLVKIEALQYTASELTSIIRREVEEKNARVICLDSVSGYRLALKGEDMITQMHALTRYLMNMGVTVILINEVESITGDFRATEIGISYLADNIIFLRYLEMAGELRKAIGVLKKRLSDHEKIMRELEITAQGLRIGKPLTSLRGILSGMPTGLETIKGGV, from the coding sequence ATGAACACTGGAACTGAGGGAAGATTATCCACGGGAGTGAAAGGCATTGATGAAATCCTGAAGGGCGGCCTCATCAAGGGAAATGCGTACCTGCTGCGAGGAGGGCCCGGGGCGGGCAAAACGGTGCTGGGGATGCATTTTCTCACCGCCGCGGCCGTAAAGGGGCAGAAGGCTCTCTTCATCACCCTCGTGGAGTCCACGGAGAAGATTCGCTTCAACGCGCGGGCCATGGCCTTCACGCTCGACAGAATTGATTTTCTTGATGTGAGCCCCACAAAAGATTTTTTTGTCAAGGAGCAGATGTACGACCTCTTCTCCCCCGCTGACGTGGAGCGCGATCCCATCACGCAGTCCATTGTGGCCCAGGTTCAGGCTCTGAAGCCCGTCGCTGTCTTCGTGGACACCATGACCCAGTTCCGGTATCTCTCACCCGATCCGTTCCAGTTCAGGAAGCAGATAGTCTCCTTCATGCGCTTTCTCCAGGAGCTGGAGTGCACGGTGCTCTTTACCTCGGAGCAGAGCGCCGAGGCTCCCGATGATCATCTCCAGTTCATTGCAGACGGGATCATGGACCTTAGTTTTTCCGGATGCATGCGGCATATAAAAGTGACGAAGTTCCGCGGCTCAGATTTCCTCCCCGGCGCCCATTCCATGCGCCTCAGCGGGAAAGGCATGGAGGTCTTCCCGATAATAATACCCGAAGAGTACACAAGGCCCTACACCCCGGAGATCATATCCTCGGGGGTTCCCGGGCTTGATTCCATGCTTCACGGCGGGATCGAGCGCGGCACGGTGACCATCATCACCGGCCCATGCGGCGTGGGAAAGACCACCAGCGGACTGCTCTTCATGAAAGAGGCGGCGACAAGAGGGGAGCGCTCCGTGTTCTATACCTTCGAGGAGAGCAGGGAGAGCATTCTCCACAGAAGCGAAGCGATAAAGATCCCCGTGGCATCGATGCTGAAGAATGAAGCGTTTTCGCTGGTGAAGATAGAGGCCCTTCAATATACCGCCAGTGAGCTCACTTCAATCATCCGCAGGGAGGTGGAAGAAAAGAATGCCCGCGTCATCTGCCTGGACAGCGTCAGCGGATACCGCCTTGCCCTCAAGGGCGAGGACATGATCACCCAGATGCACGCCCTCACAAGATACCTGATGAATATGGGGGTCACCGTCATTCTCATCAACGAGGTGGAGAGCATTACCGGCGATTTCCGCGCCACGGAGATAGGCATCAGCTACCTTGCCGATAATATCATTTTCCTGCGGTACCTCGAGATGGCAGGGGAGCTGCGCAAGGCCATCGGAGTCCTCAAGAAGCGCCTCAGTGATCATGAGAAGATCATGCGGGAGCTGGAGATAACTGCTCAGGGCCTCAGGATCGGGAAGCCGCTCACCTCGTTGAGAGGGATCCTGAGCGGAATGCCCACAGGATTGGAAACAATCAAAGGGGGGGTGTGA